The Vibrio kanaloae genome has a window encoding:
- a CDS encoding isochorismate synthase, with the protein MSHFQQTLSALIERVHNAPASEVRCVEVLTQKPSFAFIEWLHAQPLFPKFYWQSRDTREEVVALGQLHTFSDPAPAYAILGEDQRIWGGRSFDGHTAKNRRCMESFFFLPQVELIRFDNTWSLAVNLSPDRVASINALNKLSVEAAILAPLSAHIEQITHVPEKEQWGSLVNKVLQGISDEEYKKVVLARKTTLQLDAPICAAQLLKASYQQNHHSFHFMLVLDSKHSFIGSTPERLYSRHGIELDTEALAGTIGRGENATEDMELANWLSQDSKNLNENQYVVDDIIERLTPHSQMVHVEKDARLVRLRKVQHLKRNIHAQLNAGINGVQLLAALQPTAAVAGLPRKEAMDFILEHEPFARGWYAGSVGYISHQRAELCVAIRSALVVNDQVQLFAGAGIVPGSVAEHEWQELNKKMSTLLSLISDHPPLGVAS; encoded by the coding sequence TTGTCACATTTCCAGCAAACTCTCTCCGCTTTGATTGAGAGAGTACACAATGCCCCAGCAAGCGAAGTTCGTTGTGTTGAAGTTCTAACGCAAAAACCATCGTTTGCATTTATAGAATGGCTTCATGCTCAACCTCTCTTTCCCAAATTTTACTGGCAGTCACGCGACACTCGTGAAGAGGTCGTTGCACTCGGTCAGTTACATACTTTTTCAGACCCCGCACCCGCATATGCAATTCTTGGGGAAGACCAGCGAATTTGGGGGGGACGTTCATTTGACGGGCACACCGCTAAGAATCGTCGTTGCATGGAATCGTTTTTCTTCCTTCCTCAGGTTGAATTGATTCGCTTTGATAATACTTGGTCGCTAGCGGTTAATTTATCTCCTGATCGCGTTGCTTCGATTAATGCCTTAAATAAGCTATCTGTTGAAGCGGCGATTTTAGCGCCGTTGTCTGCTCATATTGAACAAATAACCCACGTGCCGGAAAAGGAACAGTGGGGTAGTTTGGTGAATAAAGTGCTTCAGGGGATCAGTGACGAAGAGTATAAGAAAGTGGTTTTGGCTCGTAAAACCACGCTACAGCTCGATGCGCCTATCTGTGCAGCACAATTACTTAAGGCAAGCTATCAACAAAATCATCATAGCTTTCACTTTATGTTGGTGTTGGATTCTAAACACAGCTTTATTGGCTCGACGCCAGAGCGCTTGTATAGCCGACATGGTATAGAGCTTGATACCGAAGCGCTTGCTGGAACGATTGGTCGCGGGGAGAACGCAACCGAGGATATGGAGTTAGCAAACTGGCTTTCTCAAGATAGCAAAAACCTCAATGAGAACCAGTATGTGGTCGACGATATCATTGAGCGACTCACTCCTCACTCACAAATGGTTCATGTTGAAAAGGATGCGCGCCTTGTACGTTTGCGTAAAGTGCAGCATTTGAAACGTAATATCCATGCTCAGCTTAATGCAGGCATTAACGGTGTGCAGTTACTTGCCGCGTTGCAGCCGACTGCTGCAGTTGCAGGGTTACCTCGTAAAGAAGCGATGGATTTCATACTTGAACATGAACCATTTGCTCGAGGTTGGTATGCAGGCTCTGTTGGCTATATTAGCCACCAACGCGCTGAGCTCTGTGTAGCGATTCGCAGTGCTTTAGTTGTAAACGATCAAGTGCAGCTGTTTGCGGGCGCGGGGATCGTGCCAGGATCGGTTGCCGAACATGAGTGGCAAGAGTTGAACAAGAAGATGTCGACTCTGCTCAGCCTCATTTCTGATCACCCGCCATTGGGTGTAGCGTCATGA
- the menB gene encoding 1,4-dihydroxy-2-naphthoyl-CoA synthase codes for MAKTVGITEEELYAAVNWRDESSQYEDIQYHKSDDGIAKITIARPQVHNAFRPQTVKEMINALADARYDEKVGVIILTGLGEKAFCSGGDQSIRGDYGGYQDDSGTHHLNVLDFQRQIRTCPKPVIAAVSGWAVGGGHVLHMMADLTIAAENAQFGQTGPKVGSFDGGWGASYMARIVGQKKAREIWFLCRFYDAQEALGMGLVNTVVPVADLEKETVRWCREVLQHSPMALRCLKAALNADCDGQAGLQELAGNATMMFYMTEEGQEGRNAFNEKRRPDFDKFPRNP; via the coding sequence ATGGCTAAAACAGTAGGCATCACAGAAGAAGAACTTTACGCAGCCGTTAACTGGCGCGATGAAAGCAGTCAATATGAAGATATTCAGTACCACAAGTCTGATGATGGTATTGCAAAAATCACGATTGCGCGTCCTCAAGTCCACAATGCGTTTCGTCCACAAACCGTAAAAGAGATGATCAATGCACTGGCTGACGCTCGTTACGACGAGAAAGTAGGCGTGATCATTTTGACGGGTCTTGGTGAGAAGGCGTTCTGTTCTGGTGGTGACCAAAGTATTCGTGGCGACTACGGCGGCTACCAAGATGATTCAGGTACACACCACCTGAACGTACTTGATTTCCAGCGTCAAATTCGTACTTGTCCAAAACCAGTTATCGCAGCGGTATCGGGTTGGGCAGTAGGCGGCGGTCATGTACTTCACATGATGGCTGACCTTACTATTGCCGCTGAAAACGCGCAGTTCGGTCAGACGGGTCCTAAAGTGGGTTCATTTGATGGCGGTTGGGGTGCTTCTTACATGGCTCGTATCGTTGGTCAAAAGAAAGCGCGTGAAATCTGGTTCCTGTGCCGCTTCTACGATGCACAAGAAGCACTGGGCATGGGCCTTGTAAACACCGTTGTTCCTGTCGCTGACCTAGAAAAAGAGACCGTTCGTTGGTGTCGCGAAGTGCTGCAGCACAGCCCAATGGCTCTGCGTTGCTTGAAAGCGGCACTGAACGCGGACTGTGATGGTCAAGCCGGTCTACAAGAGCTCGCTGGTAACGCAACCATGATGTTCTACATGACAGAGGAAGGCCAAGAAGGCCGCAACGCATTCAACGAGAAACGTCGACCAGACTTCGACAAATTCCCGCGTAACCCATAG
- the menE gene encoding o-succinylbenzoate--CoA ligase, which yields MMRPQSNHHPLWLQWAQQNPLQPALVTTHRTYTWQQVFVLVSEYQQQLSHQGLSEGDVLTIVGKNQAEVIPVYLAALNLGVVCAFTMPQPSLRLKQKLNSLYQADQQSYLWLLDSSRIERSDAADLNTELVTFPCLSEVKVDSDGLPLTILEDSSFNPQNLASIVFTSGSTGNPKAVAHTLEQHLCSAAGLLEVFRYQQGDTWLLSLPMYHVSGLAIVHRWLAAGGCIKIGTGQLETDIEECSHASLVATQLHRLLKSKQALTLTHVLLGGSHIPEELALQAQQMGIETWLGYGMTEAASTVTAKLVDASSTAGFVLNHRQLKIENQRIYIGGDTLASGYYHQGKLTPLVDESGWFDSKDLGQWDGEQVSIIGRADNQFISGGENIHCEEIERALTQLSSVKQAFVVPVEDSEFGFRPVAIVDSDELPTKEWFAEQLQGNLERFKFPIEYYEMPEQEQQGIKVSRAGLAAWLFQRRN from the coding sequence ATGATGCGCCCACAATCTAATCATCACCCGCTCTGGTTACAGTGGGCGCAGCAAAACCCACTTCAACCAGCGCTAGTGACTACTCACCGCACTTATACTTGGCAACAAGTGTTTGTGTTGGTTAGTGAGTACCAACAACAGCTATCTCATCAAGGCCTATCTGAAGGTGATGTACTGACGATTGTTGGTAAGAACCAAGCTGAAGTGATCCCGGTTTATCTTGCCGCACTCAATTTGGGTGTGGTTTGTGCGTTTACGATGCCTCAGCCTAGTTTACGCCTGAAGCAAAAGCTCAATTCCTTATATCAAGCGGATCAACAAAGCTACCTTTGGCTTTTGGACAGTAGTAGGATAGAGCGCTCTGATGCTGCTGATTTGAACACTGAGTTGGTGACGTTTCCTTGCCTAAGTGAAGTTAAGGTTGATAGTGATGGCCTACCTTTAACAATTCTGGAAGATTCCAGCTTCAATCCTCAAAACCTTGCGAGCATCGTATTCACTTCTGGCTCTACCGGAAATCCCAAAGCAGTGGCTCACACGCTTGAGCAGCATTTATGCTCGGCGGCCGGCTTACTTGAGGTGTTTCGTTATCAACAAGGTGACACTTGGTTACTGAGTTTACCTATGTACCATGTGTCGGGGCTGGCGATAGTTCATCGTTGGTTAGCGGCTGGTGGCTGCATCAAGATAGGCACAGGTCAGCTTGAAACTGATATAGAAGAATGCAGTCACGCATCATTGGTCGCTACTCAGCTACATCGCTTACTAAAGAGTAAGCAAGCACTTACTTTAACGCATGTGCTTTTGGGCGGAAGTCATATTCCAGAAGAACTTGCTCTTCAAGCTCAACAGATGGGCATCGAAACTTGGCTGGGGTACGGTATGACCGAAGCGGCTTCAACGGTGACTGCAAAACTTGTTGATGCAAGCAGCACTGCTGGTTTCGTGCTTAATCATCGTCAATTGAAAATTGAAAACCAACGTATTTATATTGGAGGTGACACCCTCGCTTCCGGTTATTACCATCAAGGTAAATTAACGCCTTTGGTGGATGAGAGCGGTTGGTTTGATAGTAAAGATCTTGGCCAATGGGACGGCGAACAAGTGTCGATAATTGGCCGCGCAGATAACCAGTTTATTTCCGGCGGTGAGAACATTCACTGCGAAGAGATAGAGCGAGCATTAACTCAATTGTCTAGTGTTAAACAAGCTTTTGTGGTCCCTGTAGAAGATAGTGAATTTGGATTTAGACCTGTAGCGATTGTCGACAGTGACGAACTACCGACCAAAGAGTGGTTTGCAGAACAGTTACAAGGGAACCTAGAGCGATTCAAATTTCCTATCGAGTATTATGAAATGCCTGAGCAAGAACAGCAGGGGATTAAAGTATCGAGAGCAGGTTTGGCAGCTTGGTTGTTTCAACGTAGGAACTAA
- the menC gene encoding o-succinylbenzoate synthase, with product MNSANSQRYAKLYRYQLPMDSGVVLRDNKLNERVGYIIQLECNGKTGFGEVAPLPGFSQEDAEQAGIQLQHELELWSHNNPQTPFDELYPSVAFGFSMAMMELRGDLNAEGNYQAAPLCTGDPDELIPVLNEMEGEKVAKVKVGLYEAIRDGMLVSLFLESIPDLTLRLDANRAWKPEKAKQFIKYIAPSLRQRISFIEEPCQKPEDSLAFAIDHGVAIAWDETLQEAVRSPEFDLSDLTGVKAVVIKPTLIGSVERCVAIIERAQKLGIKPVLSSSIESSLGLTQIARLAQQYLPNEVPGLDTIGLFKQQLEVSWPGCQLPVSTLEQQQLIWSC from the coding sequence ATGAACTCAGCGAATTCTCAGCGCTACGCTAAACTCTACCGCTATCAATTACCTATGGATAGTGGCGTGGTTCTTCGTGACAATAAGTTGAACGAACGCGTTGGCTATATAATCCAACTTGAGTGTAATGGTAAAACTGGTTTTGGTGAAGTCGCACCTTTGCCAGGTTTTAGCCAAGAAGATGCCGAACAAGCTGGCATTCAGCTTCAACACGAATTAGAACTTTGGAGCCACAATAACCCTCAAACGCCTTTTGATGAGCTATATCCTTCTGTCGCGTTTGGCTTTTCGATGGCGATGATGGAATTACGAGGCGATCTTAACGCTGAAGGTAACTACCAAGCTGCGCCTTTGTGTACAGGGGATCCTGATGAACTGATCCCTGTACTTAACGAGATGGAAGGCGAGAAGGTTGCTAAGGTAAAAGTTGGCCTTTATGAAGCGATCCGTGACGGTATGCTGGTGAGCTTATTCCTTGAGTCGATTCCTGATTTAACCTTAAGACTTGATGCTAACCGTGCATGGAAGCCAGAGAAAGCGAAGCAGTTCATTAAGTACATTGCGCCCTCATTACGTCAGCGCATTAGCTTTATTGAAGAGCCTTGCCAAAAGCCAGAAGATAGCTTGGCCTTTGCCATTGACCATGGTGTGGCGATTGCGTGGGACGAGACATTGCAAGAAGCGGTGCGCAGTCCAGAGTTTGATCTTAGCGACCTTACTGGTGTTAAAGCTGTCGTGATCAAGCCAACTCTTATTGGTTCTGTCGAGCGTTGTGTAGCAATCATTGAGCGTGCACAGAAGCTTGGAATTAAACCTGTATTGAGCTCAAGTATTGAGTCGAGCCTAGGTCTGACTCAGATTGCTCGTCTGGCGCAGCAATATTTGCCAAATGAAGTGCCGGGGCTGGATACGATTGGCTTGTTCAAGCAGCAGCTAGAAGTTTCTTGGCCGGGCTGTCAGTTGCCTGTCTCTACGCTTGAACAGCAGCAACTGATTTGGTCTTGTTAG
- the menD gene encoding 2-succinyl-5-enolpyruvyl-6-hydroxy-3-cyclohexene-1-carboxylic-acid synthase: protein MNHDQAVLNRVWCQTLLEELTRNCVEHVCVAPGSRSTPLTLEAEANPKLTLHTHFDERGLGFLALGLAKASDKPVAVIVTSGTAVANLLPATAESGLTREKLILLTSDRPIDLVDCGANQAIQQQGIFSSHVETALNLPSPTTQVSLNWLLTSVDNALAKQRSVGGAIHINCPFPEPLYSSNNTEMYAEYTSSVAGWKSGTGCYSQTFLPNQVSTQPIAPGEYLGRKGVVILGSLDIEQATKAQQFATTLGWPVFCDPQSGVTSDWKHYDLWMQSNVAKEQLNQCDFIFQFGERIVSKRLNHWIKSQASSFSSLQYIVVSPDLHRINQDHLPQTHIVADIELWISEQHLPTFFGPHAGWAAPLIEVANTVQQLALAQISNNDQLTELSVAVDLSSRLKDRELFVGNSLMVRLVDMLSSISANRVYSNRGASGIDGLVATAAGVVKANQNPLLMLIGDTSLLYDLNSLALLTHNLTPMVIVVTNNDGGAIFDLLPVPEQQKQSLYQMPHGFSFEHAAAQFQLGYAAPETLNCYQTIIEQHFEQGQGTLLVEVKTPPEQASTLLKQFSSMLTEALA from the coding sequence ATGAACCACGACCAAGCCGTATTAAATCGAGTTTGGTGTCAAACGTTACTTGAAGAGCTAACACGCAACTGTGTTGAACATGTTTGTGTTGCACCGGGCTCTCGCTCAACGCCATTAACGCTCGAAGCTGAAGCTAACCCCAAGTTAACCTTACACACGCATTTTGATGAGCGTGGTCTTGGCTTTCTTGCTTTAGGTTTGGCGAAGGCGAGCGACAAACCCGTTGCAGTGATTGTAACCTCTGGAACTGCTGTTGCGAATCTTCTACCTGCCACGGCTGAATCTGGGCTGACACGAGAGAAACTGATTTTACTGACCTCAGATCGACCTATTGATTTAGTCGACTGTGGTGCTAACCAAGCAATTCAGCAGCAGGGTATCTTTTCGTCCCATGTTGAAACGGCGCTAAACCTACCAAGCCCAACCACGCAAGTTTCTTTGAACTGGCTTCTGACATCGGTTGATAACGCACTCGCGAAACAACGCAGTGTCGGCGGAGCCATTCATATCAATTGCCCGTTCCCTGAGCCGCTTTATTCATCAAATAACACTGAAATGTATGCAGAGTACACATCCAGTGTCGCTGGGTGGAAATCGGGAACAGGTTGTTACAGCCAAACGTTTTTACCTAATCAAGTGAGCACACAACCTATTGCTCCAGGTGAGTACCTTGGACGTAAGGGTGTGGTTATTCTCGGTTCGTTAGATATTGAACAAGCGACAAAAGCTCAGCAGTTTGCCACTACATTAGGCTGGCCAGTTTTTTGTGACCCTCAATCAGGTGTCACAAGTGATTGGAAACATTATGATCTGTGGATGCAGAGTAACGTAGCGAAAGAACAACTCAACCAATGTGATTTTATCTTTCAGTTTGGTGAGCGCATTGTTTCTAAGCGCCTTAATCATTGGATAAAATCACAAGCATCATCATTCAGCTCATTACAATATATTGTTGTGTCACCTGATTTACATCGTATCAACCAAGACCACCTGCCTCAAACTCATATTGTTGCCGATATCGAGTTATGGATATCAGAACAACACTTGCCAACGTTTTTTGGCCCGCATGCTGGTTGGGCGGCGCCTTTAATCGAGGTGGCAAATACCGTTCAGCAACTCGCACTTGCGCAAATATCTAATAATGACCAACTCACAGAGTTGAGTGTTGCCGTTGACTTGTCGTCTAGACTTAAAGACAGAGAGTTGTTTGTGGGAAACAGCTTGATGGTAAGGCTGGTGGATATGTTGTCATCAATATCTGCGAATCGAGTTTACAGCAATCGTGGTGCATCGGGCATTGATGGCTTGGTGGCGACGGCTGCGGGTGTAGTGAAAGCCAACCAGAATCCTTTGTTGATGTTGATTGGCGATACCTCTTTGCTGTACGACCTGAACTCACTGGCTCTGCTGACTCATAATTTAACGCCGATGGTTATTGTTGTGACCAACAATGATGGTGGTGCGATCTTTGATTTGTTGCCGGTACCAGAACAACAGAAACAGTCTCTTTATCAAATGCCTCATGGTTTCAGTTTTGAACACGCTGCTGCGCAATTCCAGTTGGGATACGCTGCGCCAGAAACCTTGAATTGCTATCAAACCATTATCGAACAACATTTCGAACAGGGTCAGGGTACCTTGCTCGTTGAAGTTAAGACCCCTCCCGAGCAAGCGTCTACTTTACTAAAACAATTCAGTTCAATGCTTACCGAGGCATTAGCCTAA
- the menH gene encoding 2-succinyl-6-hydroxy-2,4-cyclohexadiene-1-carboxylate synthase: MLYSNYFPASKVSSDKPLLVFLHGLLGSGDDWSACHPFLEDFSRLCIDLPGHGQSCFIDPVGFDHCCNKIVQCITSQLARNNLPADYPIVIIGYSMGGRLAMYGVTSPCFETLNLEKVIIEGGNFGLECDEERAQRLVHDTQWAVRFAQQSIEDVLDDWYQQSVFSSLNHEQRQTLVIKRSGNLGVSVANMLLSTSLAKQPDLRATLKSHEHLLHYVCGEKDRKFMELAENSGFEYSQVDYAGHNVHFEQPELFSNLIIQCIASRS, from the coding sequence ATGCTTTACTCCAATTATTTCCCTGCTTCAAAAGTATCTTCTGACAAACCTTTGCTTGTTTTTTTACATGGTTTACTCGGAAGCGGGGATGATTGGAGTGCATGTCATCCATTCCTCGAGGATTTTTCTCGTCTTTGCATAGATTTACCCGGACACGGACAAAGTTGTTTTATCGATCCGGTAGGGTTTGACCATTGCTGCAATAAAATTGTCCAGTGCATTACTTCTCAATTGGCGCGCAACAATCTGCCAGCAGACTATCCTATCGTGATTATTGGTTACTCGATGGGTGGAAGGCTTGCGATGTATGGGGTGACAAGCCCTTGTTTTGAGACGCTTAACCTAGAGAAAGTGATTATTGAAGGCGGCAACTTTGGCTTAGAGTGTGATGAAGAACGAGCACAAAGGTTAGTACATGATACGCAGTGGGCGGTTCGCTTTGCGCAGCAGTCGATTGAAGATGTTTTGGACGATTGGTATCAACAAAGCGTCTTTTCTTCACTAAATCATGAGCAAAGACAAACTTTGGTCATAAAGCGTAGTGGTAACCTTGGAGTATCCGTAGCAAATATGTTGTTATCTACTTCGTTAGCTAAGCAACCGGATTTACGTGCCACATTAAAATCTCATGAGCATTTATTGCATTATGTGTGCGGTGAAAAAGATCGTAAATTCATGGAGCTAGCTGAGAATAGTGGCTTTGAATATAGTCAAGTGGATTACGCTGGTCATAATGTTCACTTTGAACAACCAGAGCTGTTTTCAAACTTGATCATCCAATGTATCGCCAGCCGTAGTTAG
- a CDS encoding pyridoxal phosphate-dependent aminotransferase, translated as MQNIGMSSKLNNVCYEIRGPVLKHAKRMEEEGHKILKLNIGNPAPFGFDAPDEILVDVIRNLPTSQGYCDSKGIYSARKAVVQHYQKKGLRNLDVEDVYIGNGASELIVMSMQALLDNGDEILVPAPDYPLWTASVALSGGTPVHYMCDEDADWYPDLDDILAKISPKTRGIVLINPNNPTGAVYSRDFLLKVVDIAREHGLIIFADEIYDKVLYDGAVHTSVSTLAEDVLMVTFNGLSKAYRVCGFRGGWMFLTGPKHLAKGYVEGLEMLASMRLCANVPMQHAIQTALGGYQSINELILPGGRLLEQRDRAWELINKIPGVSCVKPKGAMYLFPKIDTKMYNIKDDQKFVLDFLKQEKVLLVQGTGFNWPKPDHFRIVTLPHIEDLEIAIGRLERFLSTYSQE; from the coding sequence ATGCAAAATATCGGGATGTCGTCAAAACTCAACAATGTATGCTACGAAATCAGGGGGCCTGTACTCAAACATGCTAAGCGCATGGAAGAAGAAGGGCATAAAATACTAAAGCTAAATATTGGTAACCCCGCCCCCTTTGGTTTTGACGCCCCTGATGAGATCCTTGTTGACGTAATCCGCAATCTACCAACATCTCAAGGGTACTGTGACTCAAAAGGTATTTATTCAGCCCGAAAAGCGGTTGTCCAGCACTATCAGAAAAAAGGTCTTCGCAACCTTGATGTAGAAGACGTTTACATTGGAAATGGTGCATCAGAGCTTATCGTGATGTCTATGCAGGCACTGTTGGATAATGGTGATGAAATCTTAGTGCCCGCACCAGACTACCCACTTTGGACAGCATCTGTAGCGCTTTCTGGAGGCACACCGGTTCACTACATGTGTGATGAAGACGCCGATTGGTATCCAGATCTCGATGACATACTCGCGAAGATTTCACCAAAGACTCGCGGGATCGTTTTGATTAATCCAAACAATCCAACGGGTGCTGTATATAGTCGTGATTTCCTGTTGAAAGTTGTGGACATTGCTCGTGAGCATGGTTTGATCATCTTCGCTGATGAAATATACGACAAAGTACTTTACGACGGCGCAGTGCACACTTCCGTATCAACCTTGGCTGAAGACGTTTTAATGGTAACCTTCAATGGCTTATCGAAAGCTTATCGTGTATGTGGCTTTCGTGGTGGTTGGATGTTCTTGACTGGTCCAAAACACTTAGCGAAAGGCTATGTGGAAGGCCTAGAAATGCTCGCTTCTATGCGCCTGTGTGCCAACGTGCCAATGCAGCACGCAATACAAACCGCACTCGGTGGCTATCAGAGTATTAATGAACTAATACTACCTGGTGGTAGACTGCTTGAACAACGTGACCGAGCATGGGAATTGATCAACAAGATCCCGGGAGTGTCTTGTGTGAAACCAAAAGGTGCGATGTACCTGTTCCCTAAAATCGATACTAAAATGTACAACATCAAAGATGATCAAAAATTTGTACTCGATTTCCTTAAACAAGAAAAAGTATTATTGGTTCAAGGTACTGGCTTTAATTGGCCAAAACCCGATCACTTCCGCATCGTGACTTTGCCACATATCGAAGATCTAGAAATAGCAATTGGTCGTCTTGAGCGCTTCTTGTCAACTTACAGCCAAGAGTAG